One Flavobacteriales bacterium DNA segment encodes these proteins:
- a CDS encoding DUF2279 domain-containing protein, which yields MKVKYCYTLFLFFISTFLVAQNDLSPQLDSNSVNRTRLIGVIGVESLVYGSSVIGLSKLWYEDYTSFHFFNDNNQWKQMDKVGHAFSSYTIGRYGMDILDWTGIKHKKAIWIGSNIATLALLTVETFDGFSEDWGASPGDMVANISGTAMLISQELIWEEQRIVFKYSFHPSSYAKHRPELLGSNFSEQMLKDYNGQTYWLSGNVSSFSKKETKLPKWLNVAFGYGADALVGGENNLMNDTLINENQYRQYYLSLDVDFTRIKTSSKVLKTFFRAINIFKVPFPAIYMSKEGLKFKALYF from the coding sequence ATGAAAGTAAAGTATTGCTATACTTTATTTTTATTTTTTATATCGACATTCTTAGTCGCTCAAAATGACCTTAGCCCACAATTAGATTCAAACTCAGTAAATCGTACAAGATTAATTGGAGTAATCGGAGTAGAAAGCCTCGTTTATGGCAGTTCCGTAATCGGATTAAGTAAGCTGTGGTATGAGGATTATACCAGCTTTCATTTCTTTAATGATAACAATCAATGGAAACAGATGGACAAAGTTGGTCATGCTTTTTCCAGTTATACCATAGGGCGTTATGGTATGGATATCTTAGACTGGACGGGTATTAAGCATAAAAAGGCCATTTGGATTGGAAGTAATATAGCCACGTTAGCATTGCTAACAGTAGAAACGTTTGATGGCTTTTCGGAAGATTGGGGTGCTTCTCCAGGAGATATGGTTGCAAATATTTCTGGTACCGCAATGCTAATTAGCCAAGAGTTGATTTGGGAGGAACAAAGAATTGTTTTCAAATATTCCTTTCATCCATCGTCATATGCAAAGCATAGGCCGGAACTGTTAGGTTCTAATTTTTCGGAGCAAATGTTAAAAGACTATAACGGACAAACTTATTGGCTGTCAGGAAATGTTTCATCTTTTAGTAAGAAAGAAACGAAGTTGCCTAAATGGTTAAATGTTGCCTTTGGCTATGGAGCGGATGCTTTGGTAGGTGGAGAGAATAATTTAATGAACGATACTTTAATAAATGAAAATCAATATCGCCAGTATTATTTGTCTTTAGATGTTGATTTTACTAGAATTAAGACATCATCTAAGGTTTTAAAAACCTTCTTTCGAGCAATAAATATTTTTAAAGTTCCTTTCCCAGCTATTTATATGAGTAAAGAAGGATTGAAATTCAAAGCGTTATATTTTTAG